GGCTCTCCACGGGTGCAAAGGAAATGCCTTAGGAGTTACCTTGTTTCCTTCTAGCACAAAGgataaaaaattaaatacagaGACAGAATGCAATAGAGGAACACAAAGTTCTTCCTGTGAAATTGCTGTCAGGTCAGGCACTTTATCAAGAATCACAGCAGAGCGAGCGTGACAGCCCGTCTGAACGCAGGCAAGGCCTCCTCTAACTCTGCCTGGTTTAAATCCCAACATTAATTCAAATCCCTTAAAAGACTCAAAATTAGAGGATGAAAACTCAAGTGAAGTCACAGTTCAGAGCTTCCTTTTATCATCATCAACAATTACAGACTATTTGTGTGTTCAGTACAATTATTAGTGCTGTATCCTTCTGTTAAATAGACAAAGATTACCTTCTTTAATGGAGTTGATTTTCTCATATCATATAGCACAATATTTCTGTCAGAAGCACAGCTTCCCAAAAGGTATGtctaaaaaaggcaaagaaaagaagaaagaaaacccatGTGTGTGGTCTTCTCTACACTCCTAGAGTACAGTTAACAGTTTACATTAGATTCCCAACCTGCTTCACAAAGCTGATAGCTAAACAGATCCTTGTTCAGTCAGGGAAGCACGTTCATTGGTCTTGATATGCAGCTAATTATTCAGCACAAACATTGTGAATAGCTTCCCCTCTCACCCAGGCCACTCTGCTTCAAAAGTAACAAGTAGTTCCTCATCAACACTGCATCTACAGACTCAGCCCAGCCAAGAGGTACATAGGAACTGCTTGAGAAGATCAAATGCAACTGTTTTGCCCAGGGAGAGGTCTTGATCACAGGGAGAGCAGTAGTGGAACAGGTAAGAGCTCCACAGCCACATAACTGCTCACTGTATGATTGAGGCAGGGCATATGTATAGCTGTGGGCAGAACTAAGAAGGTCctactccttttcctcctctcccccactaacagagataaaaggaaaacaatactAAAATATACAGTGCTATATTCCAAAGTAATATAGCCACAAAATACATCCTCATACACAACATATATCCATGTAGCCATAAAAATACATGTATACATCCCCACAAATAACACATATCCAAATCTAACTTTGGGAAAAGCTGCTAAAGATGGTGTGATAGAGTCTAGACCTTACACAGCTCAAGCAAAACAGTGGTTTGCAATATATAACAGAAACATTACCTCAATGGGATTAAATTTTACACTGCTTATGCTATCAAACCCCCACGTCAGAGAACACATAGGACTTGTTCTTTGCTCATCCCAAATGTCCACTTGCTGGCCACAGGTGGCAAAAACAGCATCCTTCCAGTGGTGATCAATTCCTGTATACAcagtctttaaaacaaaaaacaacaaaagtagTTACAAAAACAATTGTACAGATAAATATGCAAGTGTGTTCTGTCACAACAAAGATCCACAAGTCACTGCATAAAACCTCTGTCATGTATTCACTCATTTATATGACTGTAAAGCAAGTCACCTCTGGTACCAGAGATCACATCTTGTaagagggccacgaggatgagcagagggctggagcacctctcctgtgaggacagactgaaggagttggggctgttcagtctggagaagagaaggctctgaggtgacctaattgtggccttccagtatctgaagggggcctacaagaaggctggggagggacttctcaggatctcaggtagtgataggactagggggaatgaaatgaagctggaggtggggagattcaggctggaggtgaggaggaagttcttcaccatgagagtggtgaagccctggaatgggttgtccagggaggtggttggggtgccatccctggaggtgtttaagagcaggctggatgaggctctggccagcctgatctggtgtgaggtggcCCATTTGCAATGTCCTGGCTGACTTTAGAGCAAGTGGGAATTTTTAAGGATACAACAACTTTTCAGTGAGGACCTGAGCAGCTCCTATAGACATTACAATGAAAGAGTTTCAAAGTAGCCATTTAAAAATAGGGATTTAACGTTGTCCTTCAAGCAAACTTATCACAAACTTGAAGTGCTGAGATGTATACATTTAGCCTGCTTTTGtctaaaaaaaagaagagttacAATTTTATATTGAATGGCTGCAAGGTAGTGgcatgaaaagaaaattatttactgCAGACAACACACATCTGAAGAGACACAGACTACAGAATGATCTGACCAGCTCACAGGGAAGGGATTATTAGTAgagacagagctgggcagcctctggTGGCATTTGAGAGTTCTTTCTGGTTACATGTAAGCTAAGTATAATGAAATCTTGAACATACTTTAGAAGTGCCACTATAAAATGTATGCCATCCCCTTACAACCCATAATGATAACAGGTGATACCAAACTattgctttctcctcctttaaAAGCTAGTTAAGAATTGGTTCAAAATTAACTGAAAAGAAGGGATGTGGgaaaaatcagaacttggaTTTACTACCTTTCCAAGGATTGTATGAATaggttcttcctcctctccatatTCTGGGCTCTCCATTTTCCACTGCTTCACAGTTTTGTCATCACCAACCTGGAGATATTGTAGAAAGCATGTACAGTGTTATGTAAACATAGTCTGGGTTTGCTACTACTTGTGCTTTGCCATTCAGTACAGGTAGCCTTCAAAAGAGAGTGATGCATGACACACTGAAAACCACTCTCTTCTGCCTAGTCACAGATCCCTTTTAGACCTCTAAGCTGAAGATCAGTTCTCATCACAGTATTTCACTAGGAACTGAAAAGCTACACATACATCATCTGGCTGGAATGGAGTTAACATTCTTTGTAGCAGCCCTTATGATTCCTTGTATCAGGACTGGTTTAGCCATTGTCTTAGCTATTGCTGAACAGTGTTTGCACAGTGTCAAGGCATTATTCCCCCCAACTCTGTCAGTCatcatccctgcctgccccagcagaatACAGGCTAGCTGTGGGCAACAGAAAGGGAGGGGATACAGGCATGAACTGAACTGCCCAAAGGAGTGTTCCACACCATGTAACATCATGCTCAGCTATAAAATtcagggagcagaggaaaggggaggcaaAGGCTGGCCTCCcaaggggctgctgctcagagactGTGTGGGGATCTGTCTGCTTGGTAAAGGAGATGACTACCTACCTACTCTCCACTGTTTCCTCCACCACCCTTCATTCACTTATTCAACTGGTTTTACCCCAATCCAAAAATCTTTCCCAGTTTCCAAAAGAGACACTCCCAGGGTCAAATAGGGAAAATAAGAGCTGGGATGGTGACTGTTTTTCAGTGctacattttgtgattcttaaTCAAACAGCACCCTAAAATGCAAATTGTCTTCTGCAAGTCATTTTGATATGCATGTGAACAGTCAAAAGGTACTTTCCAGCTCAGGTGCTCCAGTTGTCTGCTCCTGCACTATGCACAAGCTTTTGCCCACCTGTGCAGTGACCTGGATCAGGCATGATGGTCCAAAAAATGCCATTCAAGTTTAACTCTCCTGGCAGCACTACTAttgtttcttcttcccttttaatTTTTAGGAGGAGGGATTGCCAAAAGAGGATTCTGATTTGGAATCACTCAGAAATTTTCACTGTGACTTCCCCTCCATCCTAACTGTCCTCATGACCTGCTATGGTACTTCAGGAAAGATGGATGTACAGCAGTGAACCTGAATGTACAACAAGGAACTTCTTCAGTGTCCAGCTCAAAAGAAGCAATATCTCAGGGGACACTCTTCAAAACTAATTCTTCTTATTCCATCACCTTAGAACTGTTTTAATGCCAAGAGGAAGGTATATTATTTTCAGATGCTTTACATCCAACTGAATTAGTTCTGGTTAATATAAGCCATGGAACCACCTTGACTTAATCAGTTAATCTTTAATCACAGGGGATATGTAAATGGCTGCTTTTTAAAGCATCTGCACATTCTTCAATGAACATAATCTGCTACTTCCATGAATTACTCAAGTTTTAATTACATGACCATTTGTGAGCAATTTGCTGCTGTTTATCCCTTCCACACTCCTAACGCCCagaacacagcacagacacacacacactcttcaGAAACAGGACTGCCAGGTTCACTGACAAATTAATAAGTGTATTCACATAATATTTATCCAGTGCATGGCAGAGGGTAATATGCTGAGTGGAAAGCAGATGgtgagcaggctctgctgcgCCAGGGAGGGACACGCTGCTCACCGTGAAGAAGGAGGTGCCGCAGAAGCGTGCGCACATGCCTCGAACGAAGCCCTCGTGGGCTTGGATGGTGCGAATGCACTGGCGCTTGGGCAAGTTCCAGATCTTGACCTGTGCAAACCAGAAAGGTATTCTCTTGTCATTTCAGTTGCCTACAGCCCACAACTCAAGTACCAAGAGACTACACATGTTGCAACGAAACGGCAGAACCGGCCTGAAGGCTGGCCGAAGCTCGTGTTCCCCCTGCGTCGTTATTCCCTTCctcaaaacaaatgaaagccaGAAGTGCAGCTTTCTAATTTACTTAccattaaccaggctggaaaagacctttgaggtcatccagtccaacctatcacccaacaccatctaatcaactaaaccatggcaccaagtgcctcagccaggctcttcttaaacacctccagggatggtgactccaccacctccctgggcagcacatcccaagcgccaatctctcttgctgggaagaacttcttcctaacgtccagcctgaacctcccctggtgcagcttgagactgtgtcctcttgttctggtgctggttgcctgggagaagagaccaacccccacctggctacaacctcccttcaggtaattgtcgagagcaagaaggtctcccctgagcctcctcttctccaggctaagcaaccccagctccctcagcctctcctcccagggctgtgctccagactcctccccagctttcttgtgcttctctgggcacattccagcaactcaacatctttcctaaactgctcTTTCTTTCATGCCCCTTCCTGCAACCCTAGCTCTACACTTACtgtatttttgcttttcccCATTTCTGAACTAGAATTCTGAACTAaaagacagcagcagtggtCATTTTTAGCAAAAAAATACCCCACTGAAGAGAAAAGCTTAAGGCAAATAGCCTTTGGTCCAGTTTCAGTTGCTGTGCTACACTTTACACAGACACCTACCTCTCACAGAGGTTTTGGGCccatttgaaaaacaaagaaaggaggTCAGTTTTTACATTGGAGTGTATTTGCAGCAGCCAGTACTTTATCTGCTCCATCAGTAGCTAAGAAAACTGGCCAACATTTCACACTGATTTATTCCCCTCCTCTCTGAAAAGGTTAATCTCCTTCACACTGCTCCATGATACATGCAGTAACTataaaaagcagaaagcaagcagctaCCCAGCAGACACTGCTAAAATACAGGAGAACCATGAAATGGAGAATGTAAGGGTGAGAGAGGgcagagaagacagaaaacaggccatttttttctgcagctgaCTCCAGTTAAAGTGTCCTTGCTTGCTACTTGTAACATTTATGCAAAATAATCAAAGACAGGGCTGCCATCTCTTCAGTAATAGGATACATCAGGATCCCAAAATGTTTCTGGCTGCGTGCCTCTTCCCTCTAGCTCATCTGACTTCAGAAATCTTATTACTCTGCAGCAGTTTAACTTCtcaaagggaggaaaagacaaacaaacacccaaaagaaggaaagaaaagaaggaagaaaggtaCCTTGTTTGCTGTGGTTTGTAACTGCAGCTTACCTCTCCATCACAAGCTCCAGACAGCACTGTTGACAAACTCTTTGGGTGTTTGGCCATGCAATTAACTCCATCTCTGTGGCCATCAAGGGAGCTAAGAAATGGCTTTGCAAACACCCGTTCCAGCTTGGCTGCGTTCAGAGCCCTTGTATACTCTCGTGGAACCTCGAATGGATGCAGTGCAGGGTCATAGTTCCTGGGAACTGCAGTAAGAGTAACAGACACATCAGAAAATCATGGTGAATTCAGAAGCTCTTCTCTTGGATTTTTCTGCCATGGGAGATTTCTGCCACGCTTCTGAttcttcctgctcctcctgtccTGACAGAGGTCTGTGAGGTCATTAGTGAGCTCACCTAACAAGTTAAGTTAGTAAAGGCTGAAATAACTCTGAAATTATTTTGTCCTTTTCAAGGGAAGGTAAAATAGAGAATGAACTGCAAGCTGCAGGTAACTTCTAACTGTTATTAAGAAGACAAGAactacaacaaaaaaaaccctaaacactCCATAAACCCCTACCCCTAAATTTAACACACAGAAAGGACACAGCTACATGGACATGCAAAGAGGCAACCCAGCTCTCTTCATGCTCACTCTGCTGCaagccagccctggctcagaAATAAGACTCATTAGTTCACTACTTTGGGTCCTCTGCTAACTCTCTATCTGGTTTCCCAGACAGAAGAGTTACATCCAACAAGCTTCAAGCAAGTGTCTCTCTGCATCTGCTTGCACAGATCACCTTGCAATAAATTAAGGAAGTCAGTGGATATTGACATTATGCTTCTGGTTTTTGCCTCTGTCATTTCATTTCGTGCAAAAAGGTTGAAAAGTCACTACAGAAACTAACAACAGATCTCTCATTAAGAGCTGATACTTCATATTAATATTTATTaagggctggtgaagggtctggataataagtcttatgaggagccaCTGAAGGAACTGAGattttttcagtctggagaacaggaactCATTGTTCTCTAacaccacctgaaaggaggctgtaatgaggtagggtttggtctcttctccttagtatcaggtggtagaacaagagaaaaaggcctgaaattgtgccaggagagcttttgattggatattaggaaaaagctctttatggaaagagtggtcaggcattgcagtaggttgcccagagaggtagtgcatggggacatggcacttcaggacacagtGCTCTCATGCTGTTGGCTGGACATGACAATCTTTGacatctttcccaaacaaagcaattctatgattccacaattCAGTCTGCTAGTTTCCAAATACTACTTGATGCACATCAAACCCTGTAACATCTCTGATTAAATGGAGTTGGGTATGAGTCTGTATTATGGCAGAGCATTTAACAGCTCACACACAAAATCCCACTTAGAAAATTAAGATGTATTCAGCTACTGTGTCAGTGCATAATTGCAACATTTTTGCCTGTTACAAGGAGACAATGTTAGTTATGATGATGCTGCTTCACACAGCACGGCCACCTGCCTCTGATTCAGCCAAACAGGTCTATTGACCTGCTCAAGAGAGTTTGTTGTAGCACATCCAGGGCTTTTATCCCTGCTCTTTCTGACAAAGGGTGGCCGTTCTACAAACTGTACTTCTGCCACTAGGGAGAAACTAAACCTCATTTCTACACTAGAAGTGAAGCTAGACGACTGCACAGCAACAACTCTACAGAGGACGCACAGCCCAGAGCATGGAATGCAGCATCCCATCTACCAGACACCGCTGCAGCTGCGAAGTTGTACGTTCACAAGAGTTTTGCCATGTTTAGTAAGGGATATGCAAGAAGTGGGGAAAGCTATTGAAAGCAGGCAAGAAACGGCAGCAAGCGGAAATGACTGCCAAGAGTAACCTAGGCAATGCTAAGCGTCAACCCGGGGGACCAGAACGGTGACTAAACTCCGCACTCGTCCTCGGAAGCGTTTCTAGGCCACGCTCCGTCGCGCCCGGAGCCGGGTTCCGGCAGCCGCCAGGCCCCGCCGGGAGGGCGGCGAGAGCAAACGACTGCCCCGCACACACGCGGCACCGCCGGGGGCCGGCAGCCGCTGGGCAGCCGGGGCAGAAGCCGGAGGACAGTGCTCGTACCCTAGCCCAGAGCCTCACGGCCTCCCCAGCGCCTCATGGACGGCTGAGCAACTGGGGCGGGCCGCGCACGGTGACGtgaccgccgccgccgcctcctccgcTGACCGGCCCGGCTAGGCCCAGCGGTGGAAGGGAGAGAAGACCACCGCCCGCCAGGAGCCCGTCGGCTCGCAGCTGGCGAGCACCCTGCGCCgggggcagctcagcagcggTGCGGGCTGACAGCCGCCCGCGCGCGCGCCTGCCTTCCttccgcgccgccgccgcctcctccgcTGACCGGCCCGGCTAGGCCCAGCGGTGGAAGGGAGAGAAGACCACCGCCCGCCAGGAGCCCGTCGGCTCGCAGCTGGCGAGCACCCTGCGCCgggggcagctcagcagcggTGCGGGCTGACAGCCGCCCGCGCGCGCGCCTGCCTTCCttccgcgccgccgccgcctcctccgcTGACCGGCCCGGCTAGGCCCAGCGGTGGAAGGGAGAGAAGACCACCGCCCGCCAGGAGCCCGTCGGCTCGCAGCTGGCGAGCACCCTGCGCcggggcagctcagcagcggTGCGGGCTGACAGCCGCCCGCgcgcgcgccgccgccgcctccctcGGCCGCTCACCGCGCTGCAGGTCCAGCTTGGTCTCGCGCACGTAGTCGTCGGGGTTGCGGCTCAGCACCTTGACCCGCATCCTCGCGCCGCACACGCGCCCGCTCCCGCGCCCTCGGGAAGAGCGGCCCCGCGCGCCCACGTGACCGGATGCGCCCGGAGGGCTGTTCTCGCGAGACGCTGCTCCTCGCGGCCGCCGGGCCGGCTGTCAACGCGCGGCGGCCGCCCCGCCCCCTGCCCGCggtccgccgccgccgccgttgGCGATGAGCGCCCAGCGGCCCGCGTGCGCCGTGGAGGCGCCGGCCGCGGCACCGTcgcccctgcgctccctgctCCGCCACGTACAGCTGGAGAACCTGGCGGCGGGGCTGAGCGGCGGCGTCGTTTCCACCTTGGTGCTCCACCCGCTAGACCTGGTCAAGATCCGCTTCGCAGGTGAGGCCGTGCGGCCGCCCCCTTTCCGCACCTCGGGCCGGGGAGGCTGCGGGTCACGGGGGCTGCCCTCGCAGGACCGAGGTGCCTGCAGGGGCGGTAGGTGTGCCGCCAGCGAAAGCCCCCGACGTCGGCTGTCACGGGAGCTTGCCGCTGACGGCTGCAGATGCAAACCGTGCTCCGTGCTGAAAGTATCCAAGTGCCGCCGGGATCGCCGTGCCAGGCGGTGCcctccagctctccctgccGGAGGGCACAGCCGGGTGAGCCTGCGTGGGTTTACCCGAGCACGGCTGCGTGACAGCGGGCGATGGCAGGGCAGCCCCGCGGCTTGGAGTAAACGAAGGGGTAGTTCCCCGGTTCTTTCCGCCTCTGTCCCAAAGCTTGATCCTGCTGTCATTTCTAGGGTCTATAAACCGTGCCGAGTGCCCCAGGCTGCGTTCAGGCACGTTGGAGAGCCGGCCAGGTTTCTCCCGCTCTGCGGGCTACCAGTgccacagggacacagcacGGTGGTTTTAACGGTTCAGGGCAGTGTTCAAAGTTCACCTTTATGCCAAAGACTTCAAACACTTGGGGCATAACAGCAGTTTTATAATCGTGTCGGTTGCTAACAGAGGTGTCACTGTTCCGCAGAGAGGTCTTGCTTGCTCCCGCAGGGAGGCAAGTCGGCTTCTCCCTCTTGATTCTGCTGTTGAGAAGGGAAACACGTTGCCCTTTTATCATCCTCTCTTTTACAAGAGGTTGAAACGTTTTCGCTGTGTCTGTGGATTGCTAAGTTAAGTGGACTCGTGGGTGTTTTAAGATCTCAAAACAAACACTGAACCGGCACAGGGAAGTTTTACAAAGTTCAAAGCATTACATTTTCCAAGCAGGCTTTATGGAAAGCTGGATTCAAACACTTCCCTGCCACATCCTACTGCAGgcacatcctgggctgtggTATGAAGAGCATAGTTAGCAGAAGTGCTTGCACGTGTAAGAATGCACCTGGAGTCCTATGTCTAGTTTAGGGCTCACCAGTACGAGGAGCACATTGACATACTGGCAGTGGAGGCCACCAGgttggggaaggggctggagcccGTGGAAGTAGGAGTACAGGCTGGCAGGACAGGATCAGCTCAACCTcacaaagagaaggctgaggggagatacTACTGCAGTCTGTGACTACATGATTGGaggacacagagaaggtgaAGCCAGATTCTTCTTGGAGGCAGGACAAGACAGAACAGGCACAAGTAGGATCATGGAAAACTCCAGTCATTTATTAGGAAAAGTGATTTTCACTGTGCAGGTGGCCACACTGTGGAGGAGGTTACCCAGGTGTAATCATCTTTGGAAACAGTCAGGAACCAACTGGACATGTCCCTGAATACCCTGATCTAATTAAGCCTGTTCTGAGCAGGGGATTGGATTAGGTGACCTCTGCAGGTTACTTACTTTCACAGGCTCGTTTGGGTTGAAAATAAGGATTCCTATGTTTTGTCAGCAACCAGGAATCAGTGTCATGAAGAGATTCTCAGCAGCATCAGAGACAGGCAGGCATTTGCCTCTGATTTCCCACACTCTCTAATGTGTTTATCAACATGCCACAGCAAACAGTACTGTACATGAAGTTCAAAGGAGAATGAATAATGAATGTGGCACCTAAGAGAAAACATCTGGAATTCCTGATTACCAAGATTCATTTTGGTAGGGACACAAAGCCCACACTGACTGTAGAACTCTGTGATTAATTTTCCATTAAATGGCAGTCTCTATTGAGAAAGAAAGCTGCTGCTATGCTGGCATCACAGTCATGCAGGTCAGAAGAGATCTCTGGAATTCTCCCCTGCTCAGGTACAGTCTGCTCAGAGTTTTGCCTGCTGCAGTTCTGAGTAGCTCCAAAGATGCCTCTtcaggcaacttgttccagtatttaACCACT
This DNA window, taken from Dryobates pubescens isolate bDryPub1 chromosome 14, bDryPub1.pri, whole genome shotgun sequence, encodes the following:
- the DCAF13 gene encoding DDB1- and CUL4-associated factor 13, whose protein sequence is MRVKVLSRNPDDYVRETKLDLQRVPRNYDPALHPFEVPREYTRALNAAKLERVFAKPFLSSLDGHRDGVNCMAKHPKSLSTVLSGACDGEVKIWNLPKRQCIRTIQAHEGFVRGMCARFCGTSFFTVGDDKTVKQWKMESPEYGEEEEPIHTILGKTVYTGIDHHWKDAVFATCGQQVDIWDEQRTSPMCSLTWGFDSISSVKFNPIETYLLGSCASDRNIVLYDMRKSTPLKKVILNMRTNTLCWNPMEAYVFTAANEDYNLYTFDMRYLESPMRVHMDHVSAVLDVDYSPTGKEFVSASFDKSIRIFPVDKGHSREVYHTKRMQHVITVKWTADSKYILCGSDEMNIRLWKANASEKLGVLAPREKAAMNYNQKLKEKFQYHPKIRRIAQHRHLPKSIFCQIKEQRIMREARRRKELNRRKHSKPGSVPVVSERRKHIVAVVK